One window of Branchiostoma lanceolatum isolate klBraLanc5 chromosome 8, klBraLanc5.hap2, whole genome shotgun sequence genomic DNA carries:
- the LOC136440547 gene encoding amiloride-sensitive sodium channel subunit alpha-like encodes MEISSKGADDRPPEGMGETPAMLWSTFREGTTAHGIPKTVTAKSRFRRVVWGIIFLASLTYFMYNFSLMLQRYFSYPVSTSIDIKFASLPFPAVTVCNVNPVRASKLPKVYMEFLGMDPDDVSSSPSSDPSYVREKRNSVSTPSPTELGNVSHSNSSSADETSDYYYVYEYEYDYYDYDEEFEVEKNFTIMIANKNETERKQLGHQKKDFIQKCTYNGRPCSGKNFVQFLDEKYGNCFTFNKGITNNGSKIPIRNVTQPGPLHGLQVLLYVEQDEYVPILAGTSGARVLINTQAERPFPALAGFSVATGFSSSVGLTMTQIERLGGHYGDCTDGTGKSYDLYGTAHAYSSVLCQKTCYQRVVVRDCECADVGLPIPKGTAVCEPAIRETAECLKETRDALREDLLDCDCPEACKESVFGQTFGFTELPSASYKEQFIEELKKNDNPKIQKLTAEEASANFVELTIYFEGLYYDKISQAPAYEVINLLGDIGGQLGLWMGVSVMTVLEFFEFIVDLLSWPLKKQKGDKVKGDIELGHADYTAKA; translated from the exons ATGGAGATCAGTTCCAAGG GTGCCGATGATCGGCCTCCTGAGGGCATGGGAGAAACTCCGGCGATGCTTTGGTCAACCTTCCGCGAGGGGACCACCGCCCACGGCATCCCGAAGACAGTGACAGCGAAGTCGCGATTTCGCCGCGTCGTGTGGGGCATCATCTTCTTGGCGTCGCTCACATACTTCATGTATAACTTTAGTCTCATGCTCCAGCGGTACTTTTCCTACCCGGTTTCTACTTCAATCGACATCAAGTTCGCATCGCTGCCGTTCCCAGCCGTCACTGTCTGCAATGTGAACCCTGTACGAGCCTCCAAACTTCCCAAAGTGTACATGGAATTCTTGGGTATGGACCCTGACGACGTGTCCTCATCACCCTCCTCGGATCCATCTTATGTAAGGGAGAAACGGAACAGTGTGTCTACACCTTCACCAACTGAGCTGGGAAATGTGTCTCATTCAAACTCT TCCAGTGCCGATGAAACGTCCGACTACTACTATGTCTacgaatatgaatatgattattaCGACTACGACGAAGAATTTGAAGTTGAGAAGAACTTCACCATCATGATCGCAAATAAAAACGAGACTGAACGGAAGCAACTAGGTCATCAAAAGAAGGATTTCATCCAGAAGTGTACCTACAACGGAAGGCCATGTTCAGGGAA GAATTTCGTCCAATTTCTAGACGAAAAATATGGAAACTGTTTCACCTTCAACAAGGGAATTACGAACAACGGATCCAAGATTCCCATACGGAATGTCACCCAGCCCGGCCCCTTACATG GTCTTCAGGTGCTTCTGTACGTCGAGCAGGATGAGTACGTGCCCATCCTGGCGGGGACATCCGGGGCCCGTGTTCTCATCAACACCCAAGCCGAGCGCCCGTTCCCGGCGCTGGCCGGGTTTTCGGTCGCTACTGGCTTCAGCTCCTCTGTAGGACTTACAATG ACTCAGATAGAACGGTTGGGTGGCCATTACGGGGACTGCACGGACGGTACCGGGAAGAGTTACGACCTGTACGGCACCGCGCACGCATACAGCTCCGTGCTGTGTCAGAAGACCTGCTACCAACGCGTGGTCGTGCGAGACTGTGAGTGCGCAGACGTCGGGCTGCCCATTCCCAAAGGGACCGCGGTGTGCGAGCCTGCTATCA GGGAGACAGCAGAGTGCCTCAAGGAGACAAGAGATGCACTTCGGGAAGACTTGCTGGACTGCGATTGTCCCGAAGCTTGCAA AGAAAGTGTTTTTGGACAAACTTTTGGCTTCACAGAACTACCGTCTGCTTCATATAAG GAACAATTCATTGAAGAACTCAAGAAAAACGACAATCCCAAGATCCAGAAGCTCACAGCTGAGGAGGCAAG TGCGAACTTTGTGGAACTCACTATCTACTTTGAGGGTCTGTATTACGACAAGATTTCCCAAGCCCCGGCGTATGAG GTGATTAATCTGCTTGGCGACATCGGTGGCCAACTGGGGCTGTGGATGGGAGTTTCCGTGATGACGGTTCTCGAATTCTTCGAGTTCATCGTAGACCTCCTATCTTGGCCTCTCAAAAAGCAAAAGGGAGACAAGGTCAAGGGTGACATTGAACTTGGCCATGCAGATTACACGGCAAAGGCCTAA
- the LOC136440962 gene encoding polycystin-2-like protein 1 codes for MLVWMKTAFTDKLYPAEEYNGETIDWEERVFISDIRAYRIGPVRIQQWRAETEHCAVTKPSLIHLTKRCLLPWHDSFRHDGNFFKNVTTSALHRATTSHGRGGYTVDLGEDPAQMRSVLTAMIKGHWLDRLTSTVQVDFSLYNADASLFHSLRLVYKFLPTGDADTSFSANSFKVINSKGAYAAVVFLAKAGFVGCVAYLAFNLFKTGKKEGKSFFSNHDNMLEVASLFASLVVIALDVVKVVIKKQTESRIHQQRDQVDRSFIDLDQTAHMSEQFVNAVAALVCFTVLRLCRFLDQISARIEFLSDHAHRWAGQMLGYLIMFLTLIAGFSMLGALLFSPYVKGYKSLTDASTSLLLMFWKRNDVDWLGLNKGILGPLYIFSFTCTMVFLIFNVTAAVLLGTVATMREERVGKADGRSQNRPKAKRGRRLPAGKGVRYLEPSEGQVTVPTYESEA; via the exons ATGCTTGTCTGGATGAAGACAGCATTCACAGACAAGTTGTACCCAGCGGAAGAGTACAACGGTGAGACGATCGATTGGGAGGAGCGGGTTTTCATCAGCGATATCCGGGCGTATCGCATCGGCCCCGTTCGGATTCAACAATGGAGAGCAGAAACAG AACATTGTGCTGTGACGAAGCCCTCCCTCATCCATCTGACGAAGAGATGCCTGTTGCCGTGGCACGATAGCTTTCGACACGACGGCAACTTCTTCAAAAACGTCACCACGTCCGCGCTGCATCGCGCGACCACCTCGCATGGGCGTGGCGGATACACCGTCGATCTTGGAGAAGACCCGGCCCAGATGAGATCAGTCTTAACAGCGATGATTAAGGGTCATTGGCTGGACAGGCTGACGTCCACCGTGCAAGTCGACTTCTCCCTGTATAACGCGGACGCGTCGCTGTTTCACTCGCTGAGGCTCGTGTACAAGTTTTTACCGACGGGCGACGCAGATACCAGCTTTTCAGCTAATTCGTTCAAGGTAATCAACAGTAAGGGGGCATACGCAGCAGTGGTCTTCCTCGCAAAGGCAGGCTTCGTCGGCTGCGTCGCTTACCTGGCCTTTAATCTTTTCAAGACGGGGAAGAAGGAGGGGAAATCGTTCTTCAGTAACCATGACAACATGCTAGAGGTGGCCTCCCTGTTTGCCTCACTTGTGGTCATCGCTTTGGACGTGGTCAAAGTCGTCATCAAGAAACAGACGGAGAGCAGAATTCACCAGCAGCGTGACCAAG TGGATAGAAGCTTCATAGACCTCGACCAGACCGCCCACATGAGTGAGCAGTTCGTGAACGCCGTGGCCGCTCTGGTCTGCTTCACCGTGCTGAGGCTGTGCCGCTTCCTGGACCAGATCAGCGCCCGCATCGAGTTCCTCTCCG ATCACGCTCACCGCTGGGCAGGCCAGATGCTGGGATACCTGATCATGTTCCTGACGCTCATCGCAGGATTCAGCATGCTAG GGGCACTCCTGTTCAGCCCTTATGTGAAAGGCTACAAGTCTCTGACTGACGCCAGTACAAGTCTGCTGCTGATGTTCTGGAAGAGGAACGACGTTGATTGGCTGGGGTTGAACAAAGGCATCCTGGGACCGCTCTACATCTTCAGCTTCACGTGCACGATGGTGTTCCTCATCTTCAACGTGACGGCGGCAGTGCTCCTGGGCACCGTGGCCACGATGAGGGAGGAGCGGGTCGGGAAAGCTGACGGAAGGAGCCAGAATCGCCCGAAGGCTAAGAGAGGCAGACGGTTGCCTGCTGGGAAAGGGGTTAGGTATCTCGAGCCTTCCGAAGGCCAAGTCACCGTGCCCACCTATGAAAGCGAGGCGTAG
- the LOC136440549 gene encoding polycystin-1-like protein 2, whose amino-acid sequence MTPFGAEIVTTPNSIKFSTVFAKFSELKDNFAVFTTVFTTLGLYVILLLMVRRWDNRDLSKWAVKEIPGSPGSDADESKYLMTIHTGHDWEAGTRSKVTFTLCGDQHDTGVREVPQNERTFEMGGTDNFLLKTSQPLGDLISLKMSHDNSGEGQYASWYLQKVVITHLDTNKRTTFMCDDWLDEEYSAGKFSRTIHAQSDVDLSFGRTFKTAIRTKFTDGHLWLSVGTRRPRSYFTRVQRLSCCLCLLYCKMIASAMWFRTASQAPSPSLFTIGPLDITTQQLWISVVTTLQIFPVNFAIVQIFRRCRPKDKGGVDPVEQNPKSAKYQVRKKWSSSMMPHWFIYIAWVALFLSSLASAFFLILYSLEWGRDKSIQWLTTFGLSFGHSMFIVHPGKAVFIVLMMTILCRRRASQGPGDMMMDELIFTTGGSPEAEETDDARETVVAASSKASEAPKDIVRVDVAKQRKEKRKKDKLMRFGKQFVVYILYVVFALLVVNETWDPTAYHAHDDMKRHLVDGFDKASIILYQDLHLLC is encoded by the exons ATGACACCATTCGGAGCGGAGATAGTCACCACACCGAACAGCATCAAATTCAGCACGGTGTTCGCCAAGTTCTCGGAACTGAAGGACAACTTTGCGGTGTTCACCACTGTCTTCACCACGCTCGGCCTGTATGTCATCCTGCTGTTGATGGTCCGTAGGTGGGACAACCGGGATCTTAGCAAG TGGGCAGTGAAAGAGATCCCCGGCAGTCCCGGAAGTGACGCAGATGAAAGCAAGTACCTGATGACCATCCATACAGGCCATGATTGGGAGGCTGGGACCAGGTCGAAGGTCACCTTTACCTTGTGTGGTGACCAACACGACACGGGGGTCAGGGAGGTGCCGCAGAATGAAAGG ACGTTCGAGATGGGAGGTACGGATAACTTCCTCCTGAAGACGTCGCAGCCCCTCGGAGACCTGATTAGTCTGAAGATGTCTCACGACAACTCAGGGGAAGGGCAGTACGCGTCTTGGTATCTGCAGAAAGTGGTCATCACCCACCTGGACACCAACAAGAG GACCACGTTCATGTGCGATGACTGGCTGGATGAGGAGTACTCCGCGGGGAAGTTCAGCCGCACCATCCACGCGCAGAGTGACGTGGACCTCTCCTTCGGCCGGACCTTCAAGACGGCCATCAGGACCAAGTTCACGGACGGGCACCTGTGGCTGTCCGTCGGCACCCGCCGCCCCAGGAGCTACTTCACGCGCGTGCAG cgcctgtcctgctgtcTGTGCCTGCTGTACTGTAAGATGATCGCGAGTGCGATGTGGTTCCGCACGGCGAGCCAGGCTCCGTCTCCGAGTCTCTTCACCATTGGACCGCTGGAC ATAACCACTCAACAGCTGTGGATCAGCGTGGTCACCACTCTTCAAATCTTCCCCGTCAACTTTGCGATCGTGCAGATCTTTCGCCGCTGCCGCCCCAAGGACAAG GGAGGCGTTGACCCCGTAGAGCAAAATCCCAAGTCCGCGAAATACCAGGTGAGGAAGAAATGGAGTTCGTCCATGATGCCGCACTGGTTCATCTACATCGCCTGGGTGGCGCTGTTCCTCTCCAGCCTGGCGTCGGCCTTCTTCCTGATCCTGTACAGTCTGGAGTGGGGAAGGGACAAGTCCATCCAGTGGCTCACCACCTTCGGTCTCTCCTTCGGCCACTCCATGTTCATCGTTCATCCAGGAAAA GCTGTTTTCATCGTGCTGATGATGACCATCCTGTGCCGCCGTCGGGCCAGCCAGGGACCGGGGGATATGATGATGGACGAGCTGATTTTCACCACAGGCGGCTCGCCCGAGGCCGAGGAGACCGATGATGCTCGCG AAACAGTTGTTGCCGCCTCAAGCAAGGCAAGTGAAGCGCCGAAGGACATCGTCCGCGTGGACGTCGCTAAGCAACGCAAAGAGAAACGGAAGAAGGATAAACTGATGCGATTTGGGAAGCAGTTCGTGGTGTATATTCTGTACGTGGTCTTCGCCCTGTTGGTTGTCAACGAAACCTGGGATCCAACGGCCTATCACGCACATGACGACATGAAGCGACATCTTGTCGATGGCTTTGATAAGGCAAGCATAATCTTGTACCAAGATTTACACCTTTTGTGTTAA